A single region of the Polyodon spathula isolate WHYD16114869_AA chromosome 12, ASM1765450v1, whole genome shotgun sequence genome encodes:
- the LOC121324760 gene encoding magnesium transporter NIPA2-like, which yields MTEATQVTNHSCANGSLVTLSCPSRQVVCRIVNEIDLTISLNNLSLNMSASEQKWRNYEFYIGLTMAIFSSFLIGGSVILKKRALLRLAQTGGTRAGEGGHGYLKDWMWWAGLLTMGGGEVSNFAAYIFAPATVVTPLGALSVLIGAILSSYFLNEKLNMLGKIGCVLSILGSTIMVIHAPEEEEVKTLDEMAQKILHPGFLFFASLLLVASLVLIFYLSPRYGHTNVLIYIAICSLIGAFSVSSVKGLGIAIKGLFDKKPVWKHPLCYILIVTLVASIVTQVNYLNKALDVFNTSVVYPIYYVFFTTVVLSTSVILFREWYSMFLIDIVGTLCGFLTIITGVFMLHVFKDMKLNIDTFPQVIQPKQEEHPVAEIIRFDDKQILIDSMENSVFSEQKPKLFVICS from the exons GTTCCCTTGTTACTTTGTCTTGCCCATCACGGCAAGTtgtgtgcagaattgtgaatgaGATTGATCTAACCATCTCTCTCAACAACTTGTCATTGAACATGTCTGCTTCAGAGCAGAAGTGGCGGAATTACGAGTTCTACATTGGCTTGACCATGGCCATCTTCTCCTCTTTTCTAATTGGAGGCAGTGTCATCCTGAAGAAGAGAGCTCTGCTCAGACTGGCTCAGACAGGAGGCACCCGAGCTG GTGAGGGAGGTCATGGATACCTGAAGGACTGGATGTGGTGGGCAGGTTTACTGACAA tgggTGGTGGTGAAGTTTCGAATTTTGCAGCTTATATCTTTGCACCTGCAACAGTAGTGACTCCACTAGGGGCTCTAAGTGTACTTATAGG TGCAATATTGTCTTCCTACTTCCTAAATGAGAAGCTTAACATGCTGGGGAAAATAGGGTGTGTGCTGAGCATTCTGGGAAGCACAATTATGGTGATTCATGCTCCAGAAGAGGAGGAAGTGAAAACTTTGGATGAAATGGCTCAAAAAATTCTGCATCCAG GATTCCTCTTTTTTGCCAGCCTCCTATTAGTAGCAAGTTTGGTGCTGATATTTTATTTGTCCCCGCGCTATGGACATACCAACGTCTTGATCTACATCGCTATCTGCTCCTTGATTGGAGCGTTCTCTGTGTCATCTGTCAAAGGACTGGGCATCGCCATAAAGGGCCTGTTTGACAAAAAGCCTGTGTGGAAACACCCTCTTTGCTACATCCTCATCGTCACACTGGTGGCTTCCATTGTCACTCAGGTCAACTACCTCAACAAGGCCTTGGATGTCTTCAACACTTCAGTAGTCTATCCTATCTACTATGTCTTTTTTACCACAGTGGTCCTTTCAACCTCTGTAATTCTCTTCAGAGAGTGGTATTCCATGTTCCTAATTGACATCGTGGGAACGTTATGCGGTTTTCTCACTATTATCACAGGGGTGTTTATGTTGCATGTGTTTAAAGACATGAAGCTCAATATAGATACCTTTCCACAGGTCATTCAGCCAAAACAAGAGGAGCATCCTGTGGCTGAAATCATCAGATTTGATGACAAGCAGATTCTTATCGACAGTATGGAGAACTCTGTGTTTTCTGAACAGAAGCCGAAACTGTTTGTGATCTGCAGTTAA